A window of Candidatus Saccharibacteria bacterium oral taxon 488 genomic DNA:
GCTGCCGGATAACCAAATCACCGTGGTCTGTACTGGTTCGCAGGGTGAATTTAATGCCGTGTTGAGCCGCATGGCGACTGGCGCGCATAAATACATGAAGATTAAAGGCTCTGACGTGGTGGTGTTTAGCTCTAACCCAATTCCGGGCAACGAGAAAAACGTGGTGCGAACAGTTGATGGCTTGATGCGCGAAGGTTCTGATGTGATTCAGAACGGCAAGACACACTTGACGGGGATTGGACCGCTGCATTTGTCGGGTCATGGTTACTACGACGATCACGTTAAGTTGATTAACGCCCTGAACCCAACGTACTATATGCCAATTCACGGCGAATTTCACATGTTGGTTTACAATGCTCGGCTGGCAGAAAAAGAGTGCGGTATTCCTAGGAAGAATATCTTTGTGTGTGACGCTGGTGACATTATTGAAATTGATATTGAACGGCAGGCTAAGAAAGCCGGTCGAATTCAAGTTGGCGGTGTGATGTATGACGATACGGGCGCTATCGTTTCTGAGGTGGTGTTAAAAGACCGCATCCATATGTCTCAGGAAGGTATGTTTGTGGTGGTGTTAACGGTACAGCGTGGCACGGGACGGTTACTAACCAGCCCAGACATTATTTCCCGCGGTTTCATCTATCTACGCGATTCCGAGGAATTGATGAATATGATTCGCCAGTACTTGAAGCAGAAGGCAGCGCGCAGTTTTGCTGGTAAGTATGATCTTGACGTGGTGAAAAAAGAGATTAAGGACGAAGTCACACATATTTTGTATGACCAGACACGCCGCACACCAATTGTTATCCCGGTAATTAATGAAGTGGGTGGCTTGAAGACAGTAAAATCAGCTGCTACCTCGAGTACTTCTACCACAAAAGCACCGGCGCGCAGTAAAAAGGTTGTGACTAACTCGGCGACGGAACCGAAAATGACTCTGCCAACCATGCCGCGCCGTCGCTTCCCGCGCCGCCAAGTACCGGACACCGAGGCGAATGACACCAAGGCTCGAGAGGTCGGCCGAGTGCGCGCGTACTAGCCACGCTTGCTATTTGTTGTAAAATATGCTACAATGTGAATGTCGGTAAAGTGATATAATAAAAATAGTTATGCCAAAAAAACGAAAATCTACCCGCAAGAAATCAGTTTCCACAGCTCCAAAGCATGATGTGCCGAGCGGCTTTTGGGCGCAAGTCGGCGCGGTACTGCTCGTTGTGTTGTCGCTTCTTCTGGTGGTGGCGTGGTTTGGTGTTGGTGGTCCGGTGTTGGGGTGGCTACACAAAGCGACCCTGAGCATGCTTGGTTACGCGATGTATGGACTGCCAATCTTGCTGATATATATTGCTGTGGAGATTTTCCGCGCGGAGAATAATCGGTTACCGCTGGCGATGAAATTAGCAGCCATCCTCGAAGTAGTGTGGCTGTCAGGGCTGTTTGGGCTAGTAAAAACACCAGCTCGGCCGGAGGCTGGTGGGTTCATCGGCGATACGGCTAATCGAGCGATGAGTGCCATGGTCGACCCGGGCATCGCTGCTTTGATATATGTGGTGCTCATCATTATTACCGCGTTATTTATTACCCAGACGTCGCCGTTTACAGTGATCAAGAAAGTAGCCGAGGCGTTCAAGCGTGATCATTCCGAGGATGATAACAATGCGGCAGTCATGAAGAAGGCGGCTCGCGAGGATGCGGCCAGCGCCAAATCATCGAGCGACATCAAGCTCAATGCCGGCGTCCCAACCGTTGATCCCGTCACACCAAAAGATAGAAGGGCGTCACCGCTGAGCAGTCTGCGCGGTAGCGTGGCGCGAGATAAGGCAGCCGAGGAGCAAGCAGCGCTGGTGGCGGCACACGATCCGAACTGGCAGGCACCGAGCCTCGATCTGCTAGAGAAAAAGCAAAGTCCAGCTGACGCTGGTGATATTCGGCAAAACGCGCAGATTATTCACGATACCCTGGCAGAGTTCAATATTGATGTGGAGATGGAAGACGCAAATATCGGGCCAAAGGTGACGCAGTATACCTTGCGGCCGCCGAGCGGTGTGAAGTTGACACGCATCACGGCGCTGGAGACGAATATTGCTTTGAATTTGGCGGCGCAGAGCTTGCGGATTGAAGCGCCAATTCCTGGGCAAAAAGCCGTTGGTATTGAGGTGCCAAATCGCCGAGCGGCTGATGTGCGGCTGTATGGCGTGTTGGATTCTAAGCAGTGGAAGAATGCCCGCGAGCCGCTGAGCTTTGCGATTGGTAAGGACATCTCTGGTGAAGCAGTGATTGGTGAGCTGAATAAAATGCCACACATGTTGATCGCCGGTCAGACCGGTTCTGGTAAGTCGGTGATGATTAATACTCTATTGACCAGTTTGCTATACCGCAACAGTCCAAGCGATATGAAGTTGATTTTGGTTGACCCGAAGCAGGTGGAAATGGCACCGTACGAAGACATCCCACATTTGCTGACTCCGGTGATTACTGAGCCAGAAAAGACTATTTCGGCCTTGAAATGGGCGGTCAATGAGATGGAGCGGCGCTATAAGCTGTTGGCGGCCGAGAAGATTCGCGATATTAAAGGGTATAATCAGCGCCTCGCCACGCGAGCTAAAAAAATCCCGGTAGCGGACGCTGATGGCAACATTCAACAGCACGAAGACGGAGCGATGCCGTACATCGTTATTGTAATTGACGAGCTAGCCGATTTGATGATGGTGGCGGCACGCGACGTCGAGGCGCTGATCGTTCGCTTGGCGCAGAAAGCGCGGGCGGTGGGTATCCACCTGGTCCTGGCAACGCAGCGGCCAAGTGTTGACGTGATCACTGGTTTGATCAAGGCGAACGTGCCGGCGCGTATCGGCTTTACCGTGGCGTCGCAGGTTGACTCGCGGACCATTCTTGATCAAATTGGCGCCGAGAAACTACTTGGCCAGGGTGACATGCTGCTGTATACGCCGAGCATGAGCAAGCCAAAGCGCATTCAAGGTGCGTGGGTGACCGATGACGAGGTCAATAAAATTACTGATCACCTGCGGATGCAATCAGCACCGCAGTACAATGATGAGGTGGTGGCGCAGCCAGTACAACTAAATGGCAAGGGCGGCCTGGCAGTTGACTTTAGCGGTGGTGGTGAAGACGAAGCATTTATGGACGCGGTGCGAGTGGTGATTGAGGGCGGCAAGGCCTCTACCAGCTATTTACAGCGGCGGCTACGGATTGGCTACGGCAAGGCAGCGCGACTGATTGAAGAGATGGAAGAGCGTGGCATTGTTGGCCCGGCGAACGGCTCGAAAGCTCGTGATGTTTTGGTTTCAAGTGTCGATGAGCTAGGGCAATAGCTAGCTTGACATAATTATTTGTATAGGTTATAATATTCTGAGTGAGAAATTGATTTGTATGTGGAAGGATGGCTACATGGCGCACGTAAGTTGTAGAAATAATGGAGAATTATCTCCTGATAGTAAAGGCGACAAGTTAAAGAAGCCTCTTGTGCTGGGAGTTGCCGCGGTCACGTTAGCCGTATCGGGCATACTTGGGTATAGTCTTGGTCGGTCACACGATGTTCCGCCCGCACCATCGGTAGAAAATACCGATGGTGGAATATTCAAAGAGTCCAATGATAATTCGAGAGCGGAAGAAATCACCTTCACCCTACCGGAGACCGAAGGCCGTCAAGAAGCAGAGGGCTTTTTAAAGGATCCCAATATAGTCCAGTCTGCGCGCGATGTTGCTGGACGAGTGCTTACTGCTGCAGGGAAGTCGGTTGATAGTAATGCCGCTCGACTCGTTCGCCAAGATTATTATGATGATCACAATAGGCCTAAACAGCAGTCAATGACGATTACAGACAATGAGGGAAATGTGGTATCGGTTGATGTTGTTCGAGGCGACAAAAGGTTTGGTGGAAGTGAGATCACAGTAGAAGTTGCCACTGATATGATTGAGGTCGGCGCAAAGAGTAGACAGACGGATCGGATAACGTGGCGGTTGGATTTTTTGTCTCCAGAACCTGTGGCACATCAGCATATCGAATCTCCAGAAGCACTACTACCGGCTCTAGAAGGCGTGTTACCGACGAAAGTGGAATGGTCGCACAGACAGACTGCTGATGGTTGGTCGGAGACTAAGGAAATTACAATTGTTTCACCAAAGTCTGTCTCGCCATCGAGACCAGATTATGAAAGCGTAGCGGCGGTACCGGCTAAGGGAGAGATCAATGGTCGGGCCGTGGAGAGTGCTAAGGTATATGATGCGGCAAAAAGCCTATTTGATCGGCTCGCGACCGATGGTGATATATCCGATATCTTGCCCTCTCAGTAAACTAACGTGCCGCCAGATATTCACCGAGTAATGTTATTTTGTGGCCAGTTGAGGTAATTTTATTAATGGCGCGATGTAATGACGGGCCGGCAGCGTCGACGGTCATAAAGAATTTGTAGTTCCACGGTTGGCCGACGATGGGCTGGGATTGTAGGCTGGTGAGGTTAATGGACTGATCGGCGAATGTGCGGAGTATTTCAAGGAGGCTGCCTGGCTGATGGGCGGTGGTCACCACAAGCGTTGCTCGATCAGCGTCGGTCGCCGTGGTTATCTGGTCAAGGACCAGGAAACGCGTGATGTTGTCCTGAGCATCTTGGATGTGGTGTTTGAGAATTGGCATATTGTATAGTTGGGCAGCGGTTTCGCTAGCAATGGCCGCTAGGTGTGGTGAACCCTGTTGTTTGATGAATTCGACAGCGCCAGCGGTATCAAAATATTCAATTTGTGTGGCTTGTGGCAGGCGTTCTTGGAGAAATTGATGGCATTGCGACAGAGCGACAGGATGTGAATAGACAGCAGTGATATCTTCAAGTTTTGTGCCTGGATTGGTGATGAGGGTTTGTTGAATGGTAAGCGTCACTTCACCGACGATGGGAGCGCTACAGGATTCAATGTGACGGTAGGTTTCGTTGATGGTCCCGTAAATGGTATTTTCTACTGCCACGACAACGGCGTCGGCTTTATTGCGGACATAGGCTTGAAAGACGTCGCCAAAGGTCACGCACGGAACAATGGTGATGTCAGATCCATACCATTGTTTCGCTGCTTGTTCGTGAAATGATCCAGCTTGTCCTTGAATGGCGATACGCATGAACCCTATTGTAGCACGGCCCAGCGGGGCGTATCACTGGACTTTTGCATCAGATTACCGTATAATACGAGAGAATAATAACCTAAGGTTATGTGCGATAGCATAACCATCCGTGAAGGATTCCGAAGGAGGAAACATGAACGAATACGAACTGACCGTTCTTATTCATCCAGATTTGGAAGCAAATCTGGATGCGGCCCTAGACAAGGTCCGGTCGCTCGTCACTACCAATGGTGGCGAAATTACCAAAGAAGACAATTGGGGCAAGAAAAAACTAGCCTATGCGATTCGCCGTGAAGACTTTGCGGTGTATGTTTACTTTGAGGTGAAGTTGCCAAGCAGTGCACCGCTCAAGATATCAAGTGTTCTGAATATCACCGACGAAGTACTTCGTTATTTGTTGGTTAAGACCGACGAGAAGACACGCCAGGCGCTTGCTGAGCAGAAAGAGCGCGAAGCCAAGGTCGCCACCGAGGCGGCTGATAAAGAAGCCTAATATTCGACGCGATACATAATAAAAAAGGAGGGTCATCATGGCACGAAGTATCAACCAAGTTATTTTACTGGGACGGTTAACGCGCGATCCAGAGCAGCGGACAACGCCATCAGGTCGGACAGTTGTTAGCTTTAGTATCGCGGTTGATCGTGCCGGACAGGATGATCAAGCTGATTTCTTCGACGTTACCGCGTGGGAAAAATTGGGCGAACTGGTGATGCAGTACCTGTCAAAGGGCCGCCGCGTACTGGTGC
This region includes:
- the rpsF gene encoding 30S ribosomal protein S6 translates to MNEYELTVLIHPDLEANLDAALDKVRSLVTTNGGEITKEDNWGKKKLAYAIRREDFAVYVYFEVKLPSSAPLKISSVLNITDEVLRYLLVKTDEKTRQALAEQKEREAKVATEAADKEA
- the ssb gene encoding single-stranded DNA-binding protein; amino-acid sequence: MARSINQVILLGRLTRDPEQRTTPSGRTVVSFSIAVDRAGQDDQADFFDVTAWEKLGELVMQYLSKGRRVLVQGRLRQDSWDDKETGKRRSRIEVTATDVTFLDAPGGDSANTTAPRNTNTKQAETVADIDDKPIDLSEIPF